A single window of Culicoides brevitarsis isolate CSIRO-B50_1 chromosome 3, AGI_CSIRO_Cbre_v1, whole genome shotgun sequence DNA harbors:
- the LOC134833479 gene encoding endoplasmic reticulum metallopeptidase 1-like yields MEYELDELDGKRKRSKFSYAPNRRFVTSFETKLPVWVALCLIVALFGLFFTAFGLFRWLPTGLLLQNEERYPDRFIGEQAAMYVKSLTDIGDRVAGTPNNEDYTVQLLLDTVEAIKKQSHESNLIEVDHQVQDGSYYRDKVHYPQLNVYRGIQNVVVKLSKANASAAMDDHYILLNAHFDTVPMSPGAGDDATMVGVMLEVLRTLSKREHSISHPIVFLFNGCEETELQGSHAFISGHPWFRNVRALINLDAGGIGGKEMLFRATPEHSWIMRSYSKGALNAYASTVGEEMFEANLIPSDTDFRNFKNYAKDVAAIDCAQNYNGYVYHTKYDDFSLIDYGSLQHTGDNVIAVMEELDDTKEIKRKEVGEYVQEGGSFIFYDIMGLAFVFYSKTDGIIINSVVIVACTVVIGLCLVAIKKKEEMSYLRVTLEMITAIFIQIMSIFCAACFMILLAIVYDLAGRPLSFFSNTWLLFFNYYVPFLVAFSLGPHLYIKYREMHQEPVNFFVQMNLHAHCFILCVILLIGTALGVKSSFIVMMNALGYLITTVINLGVRFFSNGHKWVYLHCFGQILPITFYFYMAVTGYTVLIPTLARSYSGGTSNPDIFIALLTIVIGYLTAGFIMPLFNLFKHRKYIYYVMIALWGIGLIMMVTPLGFPFKEATAVQRFTIWHSDRTFTRFDGVVDYRDSGFYVHSYDRLGSKTVKSIVPQMQNATKLSHECEKRLFCGVPFYLGLYHGNREHSVWIPSGPPKFEKRPELTLVSKTNVHPVTNSTVTKLYRFRISGPSRMSIHLSPVKKAKIQKISLLKEELPPAKIKWHGRDMYFINFTVGKRDLQWKSIEFTVEVEAKDVNRPFLLDMGFVAQFINEYETHTKEFQDLVSNFPKWTNVQHWTSIYEGYQF; encoded by the exons ATGGAGTACGAATTGGATGAGTTAGATGGCAAACGAAAACGTTCAAAGTTCTCGTATGCGCCAAATCGACGATTTGTCACGTCATTTGAGACCAAATTGCCTGTCTGGGTTGCTCTTTGTCTCATCGTCGCGTTATTTGGACTATTTTTCACTGCTTTCGGGTTATTTCGATGGCTTCCGACGGGACTTTTACTGCAAAATGAGGAACGTTACCCAGATCGCTTTATCGGCGAACAAGCTGCGATGTACGTGAAAAGTCTCACAGACATCGGAGATCGAGTAGCGGGCACGCCCAACAACGAAGACTACACAGTTCAACTGCTGCTCGATACAGTCGAAGCCATCAAGAAACAAAGTCACGAATCGAACCTCATCGAAGTCGATCATCAAGTTCAAGATGGGAGTTATTATCGCGATAAAGTACATTATCCACAGCTGAACGTCTATCGGGGGATTCAAAATGTCGTTGTAAAGTTGAGTAAAGCGAATGCCAGTGCCGCGATGGATGATCATTATATTTTGCTGAACGCACATTTTGATACGGTGCCAATGAGTCCAG gtgCTGGCGATGACGCCACAATGGTCGGCGTAATGCTCGAAGTTCTTCGCACACTCTCGAAACGCGAACACTCCATCTCGCATCCAATTGTCTTCTTGTTCAACGGATGCGAAGAAACGGAGTTGCAAGGATCTCACGCCTTCATCTCGGGCCATCCGTGGTTCAGGAACGTTCGTGCCTTGATAAATCTCGATGCGGGCGGAATTGGCGGCAAAGAAATGCTTTTCCGTGCCACACCGGAACACTCGTGGATCATGCGGAGTTACTCGAAGGGAGCATTGAACGCTTATGCCTCGACAGTGGGCGAAGAAATGTTCGAAGCGAATTTGATACCGAGCGACACGGATTTTcggaattttaagaattatgcGAAAGATGTGGCAGCAATCGATTGTGCTCAAAACTACAATGGGTATGTTTATCACACGAAATATGACGATTTTAGTTTGATCGATTACGGATCGTTGCAACATACGGGCGACAATGTCATCGCAGTGATGGAAGAACTTGACGACACGAAGGAAATTAAACGAAAGGAGGTTGGGGAATACGTTCAAGAAGGCGGAAGTTTCATCTTTTACGACATCATGGGTCTTGCTTTCGTCTTTTACTCCAAAACTGACGGAATAATCATCAATTCTGTCGTTATTGTCGCTTGCACAGTCGTAATTGGCTTGTGTCTCGTTGCTATcaagaaaaaggaagaaatgtCGTATTTACGAGTGACGCTCGAAATGATCACTgccattttcattcaaattatgTCGATTTTCTGCGCTGCTTGTTTCATGATTCTTCTGGCGATTGTCTATGATCTTGCGGGACGGCCGCTGTCTTTCTTCAGTAACACGTGGTTGCTGTTCTTTAACTATTACGTGCCATTTTTGGTGGCTTTCAGTTTGGGTCCGCATCTGTACATCAAATACCGTGAGATGCATCAAGAGCCGGTCAACTTTTTTGTGCAGATGAATTTGCATGCGCATTGTTTCATTTTGTGCGTCATTTTGCTCATTGGAACGGCGTTGGGGGTGAAATCGTCTTTTATTGTGATGATGAATGCCTTGGGATATTTAATTACGACCGTGATTAATTTGGGAGTGAGGTTCTTTAGTAATG gtcaTAAATGGGTTTACTTACATTGTTTTGGACAAATTTTACCAATAACTTTCTATTTTTACATGGCTGTCACTGGATACACGGTGCTTATTCCAACTTTAGCCAGATCCTACAGCGGCGGAACGTCAAATCctgacatttttattgctcTTTTGACGATCGTCATTGGATATTTAACAGCGGGATTCATC ATGCCACTTTTCAACCTTTTCAAACATCGCAAGTACATCTACTACGTCATGATCGCTCTTTGGGGCATCGGCTTAATAATGATGGTCACTCCTTTAGGATTTCCCTTCAAAGAGGCTACCGCAGTGCAACGTTTCACCATCTGG CACTCCGACCGCACATTCACTCGCTTCGATGGCGTCGTGGATTATCGTGACAGCGGCTTTTACGTGCACAGCTACGACCGTCTTGGATCCAAAACTGTCAAATCCATCGTTCCTCAAATGCAGAACGCCACAAAACTCTCACACGAATGCGAAAAACGTCTCTTTTGCGGTGTCCCGTTTTATCTCGGGCTGTATCACGGCAATCGCGAACATTCGGTGTGGATTCCCTCGGGACCGCCAAAATTCGAAAAGCGACCCGAGTTAACGCTCGTTAGCAAGACAAATGTTCATCCGGTGACCAATTCGACGGTAACAAAGTTGTATCGCTTCCGGATTTCGGGTCCGAGTCGCATGAGTATTCACTTGTCGCCcgtgaaaaaagcaaaaatccaGAAAATTTCGCTGTTGAAGGAGGAATTGCCGCCGGCGAAGATCAAATGGCATGGGAGAGACATGTATTTCATCAACTTTACGGTCGGCAAGAGAGACTTGCAGTGGAAAAGTATCGAATTCACGGTTGAAGTCGAAGCCAAAGACGTTAACAGACCATTTTTACTCGACATGGGATTCGTCGCGCAGTTCATTAACGAATACGAAACGCACACAAAAGAGTTCCAAGATCTCGTAAGCAATTTCCCGAAATGGACAAACGTTCAACACTGGACCAGCATTTACGAAGGATACCAATTTTAA
- the LOC134834179 gene encoding juvenile hormone esterase-like yields the protein MSAIRKVLSNPIVARILLRKQMEKLEKCVAHKLKVNLNFVSSKKPLKTVDLPFNGGTLIGFEEKLPLHGTYVAFQGIPYAEPPIGPRRFAPPVPMNYCNKTLNCTKEGEMSLQPDMFTKEPIGAESCLFLNVYTPSMVKNSKLPVMVYIHGGGFIFGSGNVSDHSPEYLVQEGVVVVTFNYRLNVLGFLHLPSGGIVGNQAFRDQRLALKWVSENIEKFGGDSRNITLFGHSAGAAAAHLHMMLPESKKYFHKAILQSGSSTMDWFMQFDPENNARRMARIMGCRSKDDREIAKFLKEANAKIMATRFSEVLTPQRKKRGLPLVFSTVLEDKNSENPFLTETVDHKLERPEQIDMPLMMGVTEHDGMVMAPPQMKRQDLWNSQPGRFIPRTVNVDGDSDTGECKILGDRIKNFYLQGKPLSEKTFDEFMDFMSDYNFNIPIQSAVEFHSRFQHKSSNVYYYQFSYDGELNMMKKLLGFDMKGANHGDELTYLFVMKMAEIKVAPDSEAGIMRRKMCRMWTNFAKYSDPTPKNEGKCDLLRDFKWEPVKSHIGKDNEEFTLDCLDINKELRMIKNPFKKRMDFWREVYGKYNRGFLKPKL from the coding sequence ATGTCTGCGATACGTAAAGTCTTGTCAAATCCAATTGTGGCTCGTATCTTGCTGCGGAAACAAATGGAGAAGCTAGAAAAATGCGTCGCTCAcaaattaaaagtgaatttaaatttcgtgTCGAGTAAAAAACCCCTAAAAACAGTCGATTTACCATTTAATGGAGGAACTCTCATCggttttgaggaaaaattgcCTTTACATGGTACTTACGTTGCTTTTCAAGGTATCCCATATGCCGAACCACCAATTGGCCCGAGACGCTTCGCACCTCCCGTGCCAATGAATTACTGCAATAAAACCTTGAATTGCACAAAAGAGGGAGAAATGTCATTACAGCCAGATATGTTCACAAAAGAGCCCATTGGAGCCGAATCTTGCTTGTTTTTAAACGTTTACACGCCGAGTAtggtgaaaaattcaaaattacctGTGATGGTTTACATCCATGGAGGCGGCTTCATCTTCGGCAGTGGAAACGTGTCGGACCATTCGCCGGAATATCTCGTGCAGGAAGGAGTTGTTGTCGTTACTTTCAACTATCGCTTGAACGTTTTGGGATTTTTGCATCTCCCGAGCGGCGGAATTGTCGGAAATCAAGCGTTTCGTGATCAACGTCTTGCATTAAAATGGGTTTCggaaaatattgagaaatttGGCGGAGATTCAAGGAATATAACACTTTTTGGGCATTCAGCTGGTGCTGCGGCAGCTCATTTGCACATGATGCTGCccgaaagtaaaaaatattttcataaagcGATTTTACAGAGTGGCTCCTCGACAATGGACTGGTTTATGCAATTCGATCCAGAAAATAATGCACGTCGCATGGCTCGGATTATGGGATGTCGAAGCAAAGATGATCGAGAAATcgctaaatttttgaaggaagcGAACGCGAAAATAATGGCGACGAGATTTTCGGAAGTTTTGACGCCACAGAGGAAAAAACGGGGACTGCCCTTGGTTTTTTCGACAGTTTTGGAGGATAAAAATAGCGAAAATCCATTTTTGACGGAAACGGTGGACCATAAATTGGAGCGCCCGGAACAAATTGACATGCCATTGATGATGGGAGTCACGGAACACGATGGAATGGTTATGGCACCGCCACAAATGAAGCGGCAGGACCTTTGGAATTCACAACCGGGACGATTTATTCCACGCACAGTCAATGTCGATGGCGATTCAGACACGGGCGAATGTAAAATCCTTGGAGAtcgcatcaaaaatttctatttacaaGGAAAACCTTTGTCCGAGAagacttttgatgaatttatggACTTTATGTCTGATTACAACTTTAATATTCCCATTCAGTCTGCCGTGGAATTTCATTCGCGCTTTCAACACAAGTCGTCAAACGTGTATTATTACCAATTTTCGTACGATGGCGAGCTGaatatgatgaaaaagttACTTGGATTCGACATGAAGGGCGCGAATCATGGCGATGAGCTTACTTACCTGTTCGTGATGAAGATGGCAGAGATAAAAGTGGCGCCAGATAGCGAAGCGGGAATTATGCGTCGGAAAATGTGTCGAATGTGGACCAATTTTGCGAAATATTCCGATCCAACGccgaaaaatgaaggaaaatgtGACTTATTGAGGGATTTTAAATGGGAACCAGTGAAATCGCACATCGGGAAAGATAATGAAGAGTTTACGTTAGATTGTTTGGATATTAATAAAGAGCTGCGGATGATCAAAAATCCGTTTAAGAAACGAATGGACTTCTGGAGAGAAGTTTACGGAAAGTACAATAGAGGGTTTTTGAAAccaaagctttaa
- the LOC134834662 gene encoding tyramine beta-hydroxylase, whose amino-acid sequence MIAKVVFYCGVLLSLNGLLDGNKIPQNRLHSINLDHDHVKLSWLVDWNSKEVFFHIANAFEGDYTWFSLGFSKRGEFERSDLCIFQWQNDLFNAVVDAYSSDDGESIYFDDQQDCTLLRMDDNSIAFKKKFDTCDPHDLKMHEGTMYLLWARGEEELDLESGTFIPTPNTTSKDNGMQMVQLLRADAIDIPERKVKHIDIVLNAVTIPAKDTTYWCKVQKIDKIFRKKHHIVRFEPIIENEEFVHHMEVFHCDAGPDVEIPLYDGDCDSLPEKAKVCSKVMALWAMGASTFTYPEETGLPIGGKDFNPYIRLEVHFNNPDIHKGVVDSSGMRINVVDKLRKYDAAIMELGLEYTDKMAIPPGQLAFPLSGYCIAECTEVALPKSGMVVFGSQLHTHLRGVRVMTRHFRGDRELRELNRDDYYSHHYQEIRQLRLKPRVLPGDALVTTCFYDTRGYSNTTLGGFSIKDEMCVNYIHYYPATKLEVCKSSVSEKTLHDYFKYMKNIEHQSKIQIDGARSENYRSIVWTQPRIDELYLMYIQEPLSMQCNKSDGYRFEGVNWEGAPITQVKIQMPVTKNSKCMKPKKWTTPLQEGACDMFGECIY is encoded by the exons atgatTGCAAAAGTGGTATTTTACTGTGGAGTGCTGTTGAGTCTCAATGGATTATTGGATGGAAAta aAATACCACAAAATCGCTTGCATTCGATTAACCTGGATCACGATCACGTAAAACTGAGTTGGCTTGTCGATTGGAACAGCAAGGAAGTCTTTTTTCACATCGCGAATGCCTTTGAAGGGGACTATACGTGGTTTTCCTTGGGATTTTCGAAACGTGGGGAATTTGAACGATCTGACTTGTGCATTTTTCAGTGGCAAAATGACTTGTTTAATGCCGTTGTG GATGCCTACAGCAGTGATGATGGCGAAAGCATCTACTTTGACGACCAACAGGACTGCACGTTACTTCGCATGGACGACAACTCGATAGCGTTCAAGAAGAAATTCGATACCTGCGATCCGCATGACCTAAAAATGCACGAAGGCACCATGTACTTGTTATGGGCACGCGGCGAAGAGGAACTCGACCTGGAAAGCGGGACTTTTATCCCAACGCCAAATACCACATCGAAAGACAATGGCATGCAAATGGTGCAGCTTTTACGTGCGGATGCCATCGATATACCAGAAAG GAAAGTAAAACACATCGATATCGTACTAAATGCCGTCACAATCCCAGCGAAAGACACGACGTACTGGTGCAAAGTACAGAAAATCGATAAGATTTTCCGCAAAAAGCATCACATTGTTCGTTTTGAGCCGATTATCGAGAACGAGGAGTTTGTGCATCACATGGAGGTGTTTCATTGCGATGCGGGACCTGACGTGGAAATTCCCTTGTATGACGGGGATTGCGATTCGCTGCCGGAAAAGGCGAAAGTTTGTTCGAAAGTCATGGCGTTGTGGGCGATGGGAGCAAGTACCTTCACATATCCCGAAGAAACGGGCCTTCCGATTGGAGGAAAGGACTTTAATCCTTACATTCGCTTGgaagttcattttaataatcCAGACATTCATAAAG gCGTTGTTGATTCAAGCGGGATGCGAATTAATGTCGTGGATAAGCTAAGAAAGTATGATGCGGCAATTATGGAGCTTGGATTGGAATATACCGATAAAATGGCGATTCCTCCGGGGCAATTGGCGTTTCCGTTAAGTGGTTATTGCATCGCTGAATGTACTGAAGTG GCTCTTCCAAAATCCGGCATGGTAGTCTTTGGATCGCAACTTCACACACATTTGCGCGGAGTTCGTGTCATGACACGCCATTTCCGCGGCGACCGTGAACTACGGGAGCTCAATCGGGACGATTACTATTCACATCACTACCAAGAAATACGACAACTGCGATTAAAGCCACGTGTATTGCCA GGAGATGCATTAGTAACAACTTGCTTTTATGACACACGTGGTTATTCAAATACCACATTAGGTGGCTTTTCAATTAAAGACGAAATGTGTGTCAACTACATTCACTACTATCCGGCGACAAAATTGGAGGTTTGCAAGAGCAGTGTGTCGGAGAAGACACTGCACGATTATTTCAAGTAcatgaaaaa tatcgAACACCAATCAAAAATCCAAATTGACGGCGCCCGATCCGAGAATTATCGTTCAATTGTGTGGACCCAGCCACGCATCGACGAACTCTACTTGATGTACATCCAAGAGCCCCTGAGCATGCAATGCAACAAATCCGACGGATATCGTTTCGAAGGCGTCAATTGGGAAGGAGCCCCCATAACGCAAGTGAAAATCCAAATGCCCGTCACCAAAAACTCGAAATGCATGAAACCGAAGAAATGGACGACACCGTTGCAGGAAGGCGCATGTGACATGTTTGGTGAGTgcatttattaa
- the LOC134833398 gene encoding leucine-rich repeat transmembrane neuronal protein 2-like, with amino-acid sequence MKLSTLVFITFALGGEAIEISKHVRCMETLEGTEYIGTRCTVANISLPETSYNWGGVTQKELHFSNSVVPFVPDRLVEMMNQFEVLNMTNVTLQVLTSDHLRKASALKELNASHNKLTKIVNMTFIGAFSLEILDLSWNEIESIEEKAFFGMKNLKKIDLSHNSLTNVGTEFNELINLQKIDFSVNKISGIHLNATANLMNLNEFNVEQNQVQHLKLSLCNEFNLKLILSLNSMETVTLTWNPMSRFGLENSVEVIAPFNKIKNLSTDREINLVNVDLRGNGLSSIKGMKNLMQLKKLDLSLNQISEVNFTFLSSMKNLEQLNLSFNALKSLEVANIRQNLPKLKFLAFRGNFWESCVVLEDIVTPLKKAGIGFDMTEGEGELSCMLIEITETTENEEITTTDVPETTEEEFSTTIDENKEHKKVENDEDFKEKLFKFINSDFFRVLTAILLILFIIAVMIRMCLSCCDRRSKRIADLDTHI; translated from the coding sequence atgaAACTATCAACACTCGTTTTTATCACATTCGCTCTTGGCGGCGAGGCAATTGAAATCTCAAAGCATGTTCGCTGCATGGAAACTCTTGAAGGCACCGAGTACATTGGCACCCGATGTACCGTAGCGAACATTTCTCTCCCGGAAACTTCCTATAATTGGGGTGGCGTGACCCAAAAGGAACTTCATTTCTCAAATTCTGTCGTTCCGTTCGTGCCAGATCGCTTGGTCGAGATGATGAATCAGTTCGAAGTACTTAACATGACAAATGTGACATTACAAGTTTTGACTTCCGATCATTTGAGAAAAGCTTCTGCTTTAAAGGAACTGAACGCAAGCCACAATAAACTgacaaaaatcgtaaatatgACATTTATTGGTGCATTTTCCTTGGAAATTCTGGATTTAAGTTGGAATGAAATCGAATCGATTGAAGAAAAGGCCTTTTTTGGcatgaaaaatctgaaaaaaatcgatttaagtCATAATTCATTGACAAATGTGGGGAccgaatttaatgaattaatcaatctacaaaaaattgacttttcggTGAACAAAATTTCGGGCATCCATTTAAATGCAACAGCAAATTTGATGAATCTCAATGAATTTAATGTCGAACAAAATCAAGTTCAGCACTTAAAACTCAGTTTATGCAACGAATTCAACTTGAAACTCATCCTAAGTTTGAATTCAATGGAAACTGTGACTCTCACGTGGAACCCAATGTCCCGCTTTGGCCTCGAAAACTCCGTGGAAGTCATCGCTCCcttcaataaaatcaaaaatctctcGACGGATCGCGAAATAAACCTCGTTAACGTGGATTTACGCGGAAATGGCTTGTCAAGTATAAAGGGAATGAAGAATTTGatgcagttaaaaaaattggatctcTCCTTAAACCAAATTTCGGAagtaaatttcacttttctctCAAGCATGAAGAACTTGGAGCAATTAAACTTGAGTTTCAATGCCTTAAAATCGCTGGAAGTCGCAAATATCCGTCAAAATTTgccgaaattgaaatttttagcgtTCAGAGGTAACTTTTGGGAAAGTTGCGTCGTGCTGGAAGACATCGTCACTCCCCTAAAAAAAGCTGGAATTGGTTTTGACATGACCGAAGGTGAAGGAGAATTGTCCTGTATGCTCATTGAAATCACTGAAACGACTGAAAATGAGGAAATAACGACCACAGACGTTCCTGAGACAACTGAGGAAGAATTTTCAACAACGATTGATGAGAATAAGGAACATAAAAAGGTCGAAAATGATGaagatttcaaagaaaaattgtttaaattcatCAATTCCGACTTTTTTAGAGTTTTGACAGCTATTCTATTGATTTTGTTCATCATCGCTGTCATGATTCGAATGTGTTTGAGTTGCTGTGACCGTCGCAGTAAGAGAATCGCAGATCTTGACACTCATATctaa
- the LOC134833480 gene encoding uncharacterized protein LOC134833480 isoform X1 — translation MLEFIVAAPSIPPKRQQKQRIMSTDAKVASFGKWTSLLFVFMTATFAVIKLGMQLIAPKKRELRGSHVLMTNGDSILSQKLGQKLEETTGCKVIYLPSDVNAQKLTSIINSIYQKYQNIDVIVHNGHQFVTNAQDEACFALNEGHGIVEILNILKHCIPKMYLANGGHIVSIKSNESSFQALIDTRNDFRDYILDLIRDTRRNFVENLREPEFSMSVIQCDINWSSRVSESHLVAKLNEAICRQKAVVRLESGVLKSIQRFLRHFNVMTESTLNLL, via the exons ATGCTCGAGTTCATCGTAGCTGCTCCATCGATTCCTCcaaaaagacaacaaaaacaaag AATCATGTCAACTGATGCCAAAGTCGCGTCATTCGGTAAATGGACCTCGTTACTATTTGTCTTTATGACAGCCACGTTTGCCGTTATCAAGTTGGGAATGCAGCTGATTGCGCCAAAGAAGCGGGAATTGCGAGGAAGTCATGTTTTG atGACGAACGGTGACTCAATTCTCTCACAAAAGTTGGGACAGAAACTTGAAGAAACAACCGGCTGTAAGGTCATCTACTTGCCGAGCGACGTTAACGCACAAAAATTAACGAGCATCATCAACAgtatttaccaaaaatatcaaaatatcgaTGTAATTGTCCACAATGGGCATCAATTTGTGACAAATGCGCAAGATGAAGCCTGTTTTGCTCTCAATGAGGGGCATGGAATCGTTGAAATTCTGAAT ATCCTCAAACACTGCATTCCAAAGATGTATCTCGCGAACGGAGGACATATCGTCTCCATCAAATCCAACGAGAGCTCTTTCCAAGCCTTAATTGACACGAGGAACGATTTCCGTGACTACATCCTCGACTTAATTCGTGATACCAGAAGAAATTTCGTCGAAAATCTTCGAGAACCGGAATTTTCCATGTCTGTCATCCAGTGTGACATCAATTGGAGTTCGCGTGTGAGCGAATCGCATCTCGTGGCGAAACTCAATGAAGCGATTTGCCGTCAAAAAGCTGTCGTACGACTCGAAAGTGGCGTGCTCAAGTCCATCCAGAGATTTTTGCGACATTTTAACGTCATGACGGAATCCACGTTGAACCTGCTGTGA
- the LOC134835446 gene encoding chaoptin-like translates to MLKNLFVFLLTFYFCQAFIFFECDESKGNGFQPPTCKISNIRVRGKPLERIEFSQKGLMTSMEFVNSEVWYLPRELFRQMPMQYLYAHGVSLQKLPPHTFKYATDLKEFHASNNKIRKLLKGTFFGAINLRTIDLSDNWIDFIHPQAFGDLEFLRFISLANNNLRKVDATWFESERLTHINLRNNFLASAELDFSDKLSLTDLDLSAKQGDGSSMTELVIHLDCMYMRNLDVSHNTALKRFKVTCQNESVLEMNLHVDDTSLGFNTKNALEVDPKLDVKVLSLGNNLYFNPEELTNLKNLRQLNLEGNSFKLETFLQNLTNLEILNLRASKFDVTAIKSLKNLKKLSLAKNDLKKVDFKSFGVIPTLTELDLSENQLSHLSIPDLMKAFPALELLDLSQNRFSGGNLDLIQTELEANFVLINV, encoded by the coding sequence atgttaaagaacCTTTTCGTATTTCTACTCACCTTTTACTTCTGTCAAGCCTTCATCTTCTTCGAGTGCGACGAATCCAAAGGAAATGGCTTCCAACCACCAACTTGCAAAATCAGCAACATTCGCGTACGCGGCAAACCCCTCGAACGAATCGAATTTTCGCAAAAAGGTCTCATGACATCGATGGAATTCGTCAATTCTGAAGTTTGGTATTTGCCACGCGAGCTTTTCCGTCAGATGCCGATGCAATATTTGTACGCCCACGGAGTTTCGTTGCAAAAATTGCCTCCGCATACTTTTAAATACGCAACGgatttgaaagaatttcaCGCCAGCAACAATAAAATCCGTAAATTGCTTAAGGGAACATTTTTTGGCGCCATCAACTTACGAACTATCGATTTGTCAGACAATTGGATCGATTTTATTCACCCGCAGGCCTTTGGTGATTTGGAATTTTTGCGATTTATCAGTTTGGCGAACAATAATTTGCGAAAAGTTGATGCAACGTGGTTCGAAAGTGAACGCTTGACGCACATCAATttgcgaaataattttttggcttcTGCAGAATTGGATTTTAGTGATAAGTTATCACTTACTGATTTGGATTTATCGGCGAAACAAGGAGATGGTAGCTCAATGACTGAATTGGTGATTCATTTGGATTGCATGTACATGCGGAACTTGGATGTGTCCCATAATACGGCTTTAAAACGCTTCAAAGTGACGTGCCAGAACGAAAGTGTCCTGGAAATGAATTTGCACGTAGATGACACGTCATTGGGCTTCAATACGAAGAACGCCCTTGAAGTTGACCCGAAATTAGACGTAAAAGTCCTGTCTTTGGGCAATAATTTGTACTTCAATCCGGAAGAATTAACTAATTTGAAGAACTTGAGACAATTAAATCTCGAAGgaaattcatttaaacttGAAACTTTCCTCCAAAACTTgacaaatttggaaattttgaacttaCGAGCGTCAAAATTTGATGTAACTGCCATTAAATCactgaaaaacttgaaaaaactttctttagcgaagaatgacttgaaaaaagttgatttcaaaTCTTTCGGTGTCATTCCAACTTTAACGGAACTCGATTTGAGCGAGAACCAATTGTCACATTTGTCGATCCCGGATCTGATGAAAGCTTTTCCAGCCTTGGAACTCTTGGATTTGAGCCAAAATCGCTTTTCCGGTGGTAATTTGGACCTCATTCAGACGGAACTTGAAGCCAATTTCGTTCTCATCAACGTCTAA
- the LOC134833480 gene encoding uncharacterized protein LOC134833480 isoform X2, whose product MSTDAKVASFGKWTSLLFVFMTATFAVIKLGMQLIAPKKRELRGSHVLMTNGDSILSQKLGQKLEETTGCKVIYLPSDVNAQKLTSIINSIYQKYQNIDVIVHNGHQFVTNAQDEACFALNEGHGIVEILNILKHCIPKMYLANGGHIVSIKSNESSFQALIDTRNDFRDYILDLIRDTRRNFVENLREPEFSMSVIQCDINWSSRVSESHLVAKLNEAICRQKAVVRLESGVLKSIQRFLRHFNVMTESTLNLL is encoded by the exons ATGTCAACTGATGCCAAAGTCGCGTCATTCGGTAAATGGACCTCGTTACTATTTGTCTTTATGACAGCCACGTTTGCCGTTATCAAGTTGGGAATGCAGCTGATTGCGCCAAAGAAGCGGGAATTGCGAGGAAGTCATGTTTTG atGACGAACGGTGACTCAATTCTCTCACAAAAGTTGGGACAGAAACTTGAAGAAACAACCGGCTGTAAGGTCATCTACTTGCCGAGCGACGTTAACGCACAAAAATTAACGAGCATCATCAACAgtatttaccaaaaatatcaaaatatcgaTGTAATTGTCCACAATGGGCATCAATTTGTGACAAATGCGCAAGATGAAGCCTGTTTTGCTCTCAATGAGGGGCATGGAATCGTTGAAATTCTGAAT ATCCTCAAACACTGCATTCCAAAGATGTATCTCGCGAACGGAGGACATATCGTCTCCATCAAATCCAACGAGAGCTCTTTCCAAGCCTTAATTGACACGAGGAACGATTTCCGTGACTACATCCTCGACTTAATTCGTGATACCAGAAGAAATTTCGTCGAAAATCTTCGAGAACCGGAATTTTCCATGTCTGTCATCCAGTGTGACATCAATTGGAGTTCGCGTGTGAGCGAATCGCATCTCGTGGCGAAACTCAATGAAGCGATTTGCCGTCAAAAAGCTGTCGTACGACTCGAAAGTGGCGTGCTCAAGTCCATCCAGAGATTTTTGCGACATTTTAACGTCATGACGGAATCCACGTTGAACCTGCTGTGA